A portion of the Natronococcus sp. AD-5 genome contains these proteins:
- a CDS encoding DUF7522 family protein — translation MGRTTATEIHERFDNRYGDELRSVGYFDDGESDFVFVRDDVESTYDCAEVGQIIRDVRLEAIGSENQESMYAHGELLCTVRCFDEATELHTSVDETTGFMIAVDAGSIVDLRETVEICRSILTG, via the coding sequence ATGGGACGTACGACCGCGACCGAAATCCACGAGCGCTTCGACAATCGCTACGGCGACGAACTCCGGAGCGTCGGCTACTTCGACGACGGTGAGAGCGATTTCGTCTTCGTCCGTGACGACGTCGAGTCGACGTACGACTGCGCCGAGGTCGGTCAGATTATTCGGGACGTTCGCCTCGAGGCGATCGGCAGCGAAAACCAGGAGTCGATGTACGCACACGGCGAACTCCTCTGTACGGTCCGCTGTTTTGACGAGGCGACCGAACTCCACACCTCAGTGGATGAAACGACGGGGTTCATGATCGCCGTCGACGCCGGTTCGATCGTCGACCTCCGGGAAACAGTCGAAATCTGTCGGAGTATTCTGACGGGATAA